The Drechmeria coniospora strain ARSEF 6962 chromosome 02, whole genome shotgun sequence genome has a segment encoding these proteins:
- a CDS encoding RING finger protein: protein MDATADDDDPRSTELESLEAIFPEIQHPPFDGHHAPSPFTFELELPVRPAEPVTVLFPAASSAVQDDQQSADGAVNGVASELVDSLLVSHLPPVSLRISLPDGYPSLCPPEVTISTAPQWLSPQTLAALEHDSLRLWEEAGRDLVAFTYIDHVQREAENVFGTIASDGTLEVHPDHKLAVLDYDIKAGKAAFEQGTFECGICLDPKKGSRCHRMLDCGHIFCFQCLQDFYNDAIKDGNLSTVRCVTPDCAKDRAAAATGGRKPKTFVSPSELLQIGLTEEMVKRYVTLKYKTELESDKNTIYCPRQWCNGAARSKRHKKPEGLEFADASDASDQDSDRGDDISHERRRDGKRKGKRKEAEKFDRADLLSVCEDCGFAFCNRCLQTWHGEFVRCAPKRNEGELTEEEKASIEYLKLHTSPCPTCNAPAQKTHGCNHMICSRCDTHFCYLCSSWLDPANPYRHYNEQAGGKLTSCYMRLWELEGGDGDDVGIGFVGGRGPPADLQQGLDAQAGDLIAVAAESDESDASDESDTETEDRVPEPRQDGQDRREQPVAVAREAPLVLRLMDNQPRGGARGGRDEPALPVVRGRGGGARGARVARGARRGRGRGGRGAAAAPLQQQQGVARADELDLDQEAWVRRFVQMALIDAEDEFDDGV from the exons ATGGATGCCACCGCAGATGACGACGACCCTCGCTCGACCGAGCTCGAGAGCCTCGAAGCCATCTTTCCCGAGATACAGCACCCCCCCTTCGACGGTCACCATGCCCCATCCCCCTTCACCTTTGAACTCGAGCTCCCCGTGAGGCCGGCGGAACCGGTCACCGTCTTGTTCcccgccgcttcctcggccgtccaGGACGACCAGCAATCGGCCGATGGCGCGGTCAACGGCGTGGCgtccgagctcgtcgactcTCTCCTCGTGTCCCACCTGCCTCCCGTCTCCCTTCGCATCTCTCTGCCGGACGGATACCCCTCCCTTTGCCCGCCCGAGGTCACCATCTCGACCGCACCCCAGTGGCTCTCGCCCCAAACcctcgccgctctcgagCATGACAGCCTGCGACTCTGGGAGGAGGCAGGccgcgacctcgtcgccttcaccTACATCGACCACGTCCAGCGGGAGGCCGAAAATGTCTTTGGCACCATCGCCTCCGACGGCACCCTCGAGGTCCATCCCGACCACAAGCTCGCCGTCTTGGACTACGACATCAAGGCCGGGAAAGCTGCCTTTGAGCAGGGCACCTTTGAATGCGGCATCTGCCTGG ACCCCAAGAAGGGATCCCGTTGCCACAGGATGCTCGATTGCGGCCACATCTTCTGCTTCCAGTGCCTTCAGGACTTTTACAACGACGCCATCAAGGACGGCAACCTCTCCACCGTGCGCTGCGTCACTCCCGACTGCGCAAAGgaccgcgccgccgccgccacgggcgGCCGTAAACCCAAGACCTTTGTCAGCCCAAGCGAGCTGCTCCAGATTGGCTTGACGGAGGAGATGGTGAAGCGCTACGTCACTCTCAAGTACAAGACGGAGCTCGAATCTGACAAGAACACCATATACTGCCCACGCCAGTGGTGCAACGGCGCTGCCCGCTCCAAGAGGCACAAGAAACCTGAGGGGCTCGAGttcgccgacgcctccgaTGCCTCCGACCAAGACTCGGATCGGGGAGACGACATCAGCCACGAACGCAGGCGGGATGGGAAGAGAAAAGGGAAGAGAAAGGAGGCGGAAAAGTTTGACCGGGCCGACCTCCTCTCCGTCTGCGAGGACTGTGGTTTCGCCTTCTGCAACCGATGTCTCCAGACCTGGCACGGCGAGTTCGTCCGCTGTGCGCCGAAGCGCAACGAGGGCGAGCTGAcggaggaggaaaaggcgtCGATCGAGTACCTCAAGCTTCACACGAGCCCCTGCCCGACCTGCAACGCGCCCGCCCAGAAGACGCACGGGTGCAACCACATGATCTGCTCCCGCTGCGACACCCACTTCTGCTACCTCTGCTCCTCCTGGCTCGACCCGGCGAACCCGTACCGGCACTACAacgagcaggccggcggcaagctCACATCGTGCTACATGCGCCTGTGggagctcgagggcggcgacggggacgacGTTGGCATCGgattcgtcggcggccgaggtccgCCTGCGGACCTGCAGCAGGGTCTCGACGCCCAAGCTGGCGACTTgattgccgtcgccgccgagtcgGACGAGTCGGATGCGAGTGACGAGAGCGACACCGAGACCGAGGACAGAGTACCCGAGCCGCGACAAGACGGCCAGGACCGGCGAGAGCAGCCCGTCGCTGTTGCGCGAGAAGCGCCTCTTGTCCTGCGACTAATGGACAACCAACCCCGGGGAGGCGCTCGCGGTGGACGCGACGAGCCAGCCTTGCCCGTCGTCAGGGGTCGTGGAGGAGGTGCTCGCGGCGCACGAGTCGCTCGCGGCgcgaggcgaggccgcggtcgaggcggtcgtggtgccgccgccgctccgttGCAGCAACAGCAAGGGGTCGCCCGTGCGGACGAGCTAGATTTGGACCAAGAGGCATGGGTCCGCCGCTTTGTGCAGATGGCGCTCATCGATGCCGAAGACGAGTTTGATGACGGGGTCTAG
- a CDS encoding Transcription factor vib-1 yields the protein MCTCVHMYHADCYDVLSVDPGVQWLHAPSKNGRMHAAHASRQVADLPFLDVNTGQASVSAPGRVPGLLSYTPLQHLPSWGAIGIQVHTPVRDLQARPSSYSHASFTSPSSKLFFSSTLPPPPEPSRTATLTAESVDADARGKPDLLSPPSLLASRGSSSVPGYFEPSWTSLQGHELVMTTAAYPATMTELRGDLAHSSMWSNYGASTHLPSSRLGSAMDSSFHGSSAASSSHAAARPRSGQVAVDHQAYPYRGYPQDESTAYDRHPSFPSLKRSFSQAEPPAYQEIIQDLRDDGARLTVNQDHKLLSFRRAQDKSTVVDQQGRVVQFDLSAQLHGMFFLSEMPSGAGDGSTTSMQPELTCYRRNLFQISGSLVMPRGQLSVVNESNETLPVTSMEVAISAIESVDGNPVRLIVIPWKTPPPNTPEIAQTPDQEPPVVPLIPFQDDGADADGDLAVYPVGWRRLQFRIATANNGRRKELQQHFVLHLKVNGTLADNSKIVMAESTTSPIVVRGRSPRNFQARKEIPLLGSSAGSRGQALVETGLGVVASAMSVKQDKARSSMDMQQVPRSSFTFSPPRTQGSTLSSLRCNTYPSWNAQVHTSSPGAYSSTSMGGDSYPKMPLSGGAGFGGEPQELPLQSSMAPSVGLPLASSEQAHAPLRSQYAYAPSAAHLPGSSVTISPTDSALSIPRYVDSNPRPSKSPRQAGHQSVHSSGSATNTDSSSDYRYGSYRTSNAGGSDVSQAPSYTSESSTTTNPPSREYYPAPSTWTTTASESSSSPAYASADARPYPFSHDSYKGSAAIPHLKHESASPTVYGAGHRSSFDTMNNYSWSAA from the exons ATGTGCACCTGCGTCCACATGTACCATGCGGATTGTTATGATGTATTGTCTGTTGATCCTGGAGTCCAGTGGCTCCATGCTCCTTCCAAGAACGGCCGCATGCACGCGGCTCACGCCTCCAGGCAGGTCGCCGAT CTCCCGTTCCTGGATGTTAACACCGGCCAGGCCAGCGTATCCGCCCCCGGAAGAGTGCCGGGCCTTTTATCATACACGCCCCTCCAACATCTGCCGTCCTGGGGTGCCATCgggatacaagtacatacacCTGTCCGCGACCTTCAAgctcgaccgtcgtcgtactCGCACGCATCTTTcacatcgccatcgtccaaACTTTTCTTCTCCTCGACCCTGCCGCCACCGCCCGAGCCGAGCCGGACAGCAACGCTGACCGCCGAGAGTGTCGACGCAGACGCACGAGGCAAGCCTGATTTACTCTCTCCCCCGTCGTTGCTCGCCTCCAGAGGAAGCAGCTCCGTGCCCGGATATTTCGAACCGTCCTGGACAAGCCTGCAAGGACATGAGCTCGTGATGACCACCGCAGCGTACCCGGCCACCATGACGGAGTTGAGGGGAGATCTCGCGCACTCGAGCATGTGGTCCAACTACGGAGCCTCGACGCACTTGCCCAGCAGCCGGCTGGGGAGCGCCATGGACTCGAGCTTCCatggctcgtcggcggcgtcgtcgtcgcacgcCGCGGCTCGTCCCCGGAGTGGCcaagtcgccgtcgaccaccAGGCGTACCCGTACAGAGGGTACCCCCAGGACGAGTCGACGGCCTACGATCGTCACCCCAGCTTCCCGAGCCTCAAGAGAAGCTTCTCGCAAGCGGAACCGCCGGCCTACCAGGAGATCATCCAGGATctccgagacgacggcgcgagGTTGACGGTGAACCAGGATCACAAGCTGCTGTCCTTCCGACGCGCGCAGGACAAGTCGACGGTCGTTGACCAGCAGGGCCGCGTCGTCCAGTTTGACCTCTCGGCCCAGCTGCACGGCATGTTCTTCCTGTCGGAGATGCCCtcgggcgccggcgacggctcgacgacgtcgatgcAGCCCGAGCTCACGTGCTATCGCCGGAACCTGTTCCAGATCAGCGGCTCGCTGGTGATGCCGAGAGGCCAGCTGTCCGTCGTCAACGAGTCCAACGAGACGCTTCCCGTGACGAGCATGGAGGTGGCCATCTCCGCCATCGAGTCGGTTGATGGGAACCCGGTTCGTCTCATCGTCATCCCGTGgaagacgccgccgccgaacaCGCCCGAGATCGCCCAGACGCCGGACCAGGAGCCCCCGGTCGTTCCGTTGATCCCCTTCcaggacgacggagccgacgccgacggggacCTCGCCGTCTATCCCGTCGGCTGGCGTCGCCTTCAGTTTCGCAT AGCGACGGCGAACAACGGCCGGAGGAAGGAGCTTCAGCAGCACTTCGTCCTGCACCTGAAGGTGAACGGCACCTTGGCGGACAATTCCAAGATTGTCATggccgagtcgacgacgtcccCCATCGTGGTGCGAGGCCGCAGCCCGCGGAACTTCCAGGCGCGAAAGGAGATCCCCCTGCTCGGCTCCAGCGCCGGCTCCAGGGGCCAGGCGCTGGTCGAAAcgggcctcggcgtcgttgcGAGCGCCATGTCGGTCAAGCAAGACAAGGCGAGGTCGAGCATGGACATGCAGCAGGTGCCTCGCTCTTCCTTCACCTTCAGCCCCCCCAGGACCCAGGGCAGCACGCTGAGCTCCCTGCGATGCAA CACGTATCCGTCGTGGAACGCCCAAGTTCACACGTCCAGCCCGGGGGCGTACTCGTCCACGTCGATGGGAGGAGACTCGTACCCCAAGATGCCGCTCTCCGGCGGCGcgggcttcggcggcgagccgcaggagctgccgctgcagtcgtcgatggcgcctTCGGTGGGCTTGCCCCTGGCGAGCAGCGAGCAGGCGCACGCGCCCCTGCGGTCGCAGTACGCGtacgcgccgtcggccgctcACTTGCCCGGCAGCAGCGTCACCATCAGCCCGACGGACAGCGCGTTGAGCATACCTCGTTACGTCGACAGCAACCCCAGACCGTCCAAGAGCCCCCGGCAAGCCGGCCACCAGTCGGTGCACAGCTCGGGTTCGGCCACCAACACGGACAGCTCGTCGGACTACCGCTACGGGTCCTACCGGACCTCGAacgccggcggcagcgacgtcTCGCAAGCCCCCAGCTACACGTCGgagtcctcgacgacgacgaacccgccgtcgagggagtATTACCCCGCCCCGAGCacctggacgacgacggcctcggaaTCGAGCTCGAGCCCGGCGTACGCAAGCGCCGACGCGCGGCCGTACCCCTTCTCTCACGATTCGTACAAGGGCTCGGCGGCCATTCCGCATCTCAAGCACGAGTCGGCGTCCCCTACCGTCTACGGTGCAGGCCACCGTAGCTCGTTTGACACGATGAACAACTACTCGTGGAGCGCGGCATAA
- a CDS encoding alpha-methylacyl-CoA racemase: MATGPPPLRGIKVVEFAGLAPGPFAGLLLADAGATVLRIDRPPADVVSPPAQDMLTRHKASVAVDIKSPRGAALIRELVARDVDVLIDPFRPGVLEKAGLGPDVLLERNPRLIYGRLTGFRRDGRYRDMAGHDINYLAVSGALGLLGREADTPHPPANLLADFAGGGATLFQAILLALLSRQTTGRGQVVEANMVDGASYLATFPRLLLKTPLGSRGRGRNLLDGGCPYYDTYATKDGKYMSVGALEPPFFDALVNGLGLGGRGWEHRRYDPDEWPELRRAFVDAFRRKTRTEWELVFDGTDACCLPVLDYHELETDPAREGDQRPAVTLRKTPCLAIKRLGHDAPGDPATYGQGPGVEGDGYTGAALAPGDGAEAVLASWLGWTRGREYVVSGGAFALNKAAPRL; encoded by the exons ATGGCGACcgggcctcctcctctcaGGGGCATCAAGGTCGTCGAGTTTGCCGGCCTGGCACCAG GTCCCTTTGCGGGtcttctcctcgccgacgctggTGCGACGGTTCTCCGCATCGATCGCCCGCCGGCTGATGTCGTGTCCCCGCCGGCGCAGGACATGCTCACGAGGCACAAggcctccgtcgccgtcgacatcaaGTCACCGCGGGGCGCGGCGCTCATCCGAGAGCTCGTCGCCCGGGACGTCGATGTCCTGATCGACCCCTTTCGACCCGGCGTCCTCGAGAAGGCCGGTCTTGGGCCCGACGTCCTGCTTGAGCGGAACCCGCGGCTCATCTACGGCCGCTTGACGGGCTTCCGCAGAGACGGCCGGTACCGCGACATGGCCGGCCACGACATCAACTACCTCGCCGTctccggcgccctcggccttcTCGGCAGGGAGGCCGACACGCCGCACCCGCCGGCGAACTTGCTGGCCGacttcgccggcggcggcgccacgCTCTTCCAGGCCATCCTGCTCGCCTTGCTCTCCCGCCAGACCACCGGCCGCGGACAGGTGGTCGAGGCCAAcatggtcgacggcgccagcTACCTGGCCACCTTTCCGCGTCTCCTGCTCAAGACGCCCCTCGGCAGCCGTGGGCGTGGACGGAAccttctcgacggcggctgccCTTACTACGATACGTACGCCACCAAGGatggcaagtacatgtcggtCGGCGCCCTCGAACCGCCCTTCTTCGACGCCCTGGTaaacggcctcggcctcggcggtcGCGGTTGGGAGCACAGGCGCTACGACCCGGACGAGTGGCCCGAGCTGCGTCGCGCCTTCGTCGATGCCTTCCGTCGCAAGACCCGCACCGAGTGGGAGCTCGTCTtcgacggcaccgatgcCTGTTGCCTCCCCGTCCTCGACTATCACGAGCTCGAAACGGACCCGGCGCGAGAGGGCGACCAGAGACCGGCGGTGACGCTGCGCAAAACGCCCTGCCTCGCCATCAAGCGGCTGGGCCATGACGCTCCCGGCGACCCCGCCACGTACGGGCAAGGCCCCGGTGTCGAGGGAGACGGCTATACCGGTGCCGCCTTGGCACctggcgacggtgccgaagcCGTGCTCGCAAGCTGGCTGGGCTGGACACGAGGGAGGGAATATGTCGTGTCCGGGGGTGCCTTTGCCTTGAACAAAGCTGCTCCCAGGTTATGA
- a CDS encoding vacuolar sorting protein 1, translated as MSRVSSESARRKSTSSTDAMTLNPNSLATPGGISDPALIQLVNKLQDVFATVGVNNPIDLPQIAVVGSQSSGKSSVLENIVGRDFLPRGAGICTRRPLVLQLINRPPQANGVKQDDISTANDKAANVDEWGEFLHIPGQKFHDFHKIRDEIARETDAKVGKNAGISPAPINLRIYSPNVLTLTLVDLPGLTKVPVGDQPRDIERQIREMVLKYIGKSNAIVLAVTAANIDLANSDGLKLAREVDPEGQRTIGVLTKVDLMDEGTDVIDILSNRVIPLRLGYVPVVNRGQRDIDNKKAIQAALDAEKSFFDNHKAYRNKSSYCGTPYLARKLNLILMMHIKQTLPDIKARISSSLQKYTTELESLGPSMLGNSANIVLNIITEFTNEWRTVLDGNNTELSSTELSGGARISFVFHELYSNGVKAIDPFDVVKDVDIRTILYNSSGSSPALFVGTTAFELIVKQQIKRLEDPSLKCVSLVYDELVRILSQLLGKQLYRRYPSLKEKMHGVVIAFFKKAMEPTNKLVRDLVSMEACYVNTGHPDFLNGHRAMAIVNERHNPSKPVQVDPKTGKPLPHAAAPPARTTSPSVPEIDSIGNGGFFGSFFAAKNKKKAAAMEAPPPTLKASGNLSERENIEVEVIKLLISSYYNIVRRTMIDMVPKAIMLTLVQFTKDEMQRELLENMYRTDTLDDLLKESDFTIRRRKECQQMVESLGKASEIVSQVQ; from the exons ATGAGTCGAGTTTCGTCAGAATCCGCCCGCAGAAAgagcacgtcgtcgaccgacGCCATGACCCTAAACCCGAACAGCCTGGCCACGCCGGGCGGCATCTCGGATCCCGCCCTCATCCA GCTCGTCAACAAGCTCCAGGACGTcttcgccaccgtcggcgtcaacAACCCCATCGACCTGCCGCaaatcgccgtcgtcggcagccagTCCAGCGGAAAGAGCTCGGTGCTGGAAAAcatcgtcggccgtgacTT CCTGCCGCGAGGTGCCGGCATCTGCACCCGACGTCCGCTCGTCCTGCAGCTCATCAACCGCCCGCCCCAGGCCAACGGCGTCAAGCAGGATGACATCTCCACGGCCAACGACAAGGCTGCCAACGTGGACGAGTGGGGAGAGTTCCTCCACATACCCGGCCAAAAGTTCCATGATTTCCACAAGATCCGAGACGAGATCGCCCGCGAGACGGACGCCAAGGTGGGCAAGAACGCCGGCATCTCTCCGGCGCCCATCAACCTGCGCATCTACTCCCCCAACGTCCTCACCCTgaccctcgtcgacctgccCGGCCTGACCAAGGTGCCCGTCGGAGACCAGCCGCGCGACATCGAGCGGCAGATCCGCGAGATGGTCCTCAAGTACATTGGCAAATCCAACGCCatcgtgctcgccgtcacggccgccaACATTGACCTGGCCAACTCGGACGGCTTGAAGCTCGCCCGCGAGGTCGATCCCGAGGGCCAGAGGACCATCGGCGTCCTCACCAAGGTGGACTTGATGGACGAGGGAACCGACGTCATCGACATCCTCTCCAACCGCGTCATCCCCCTGCGGTTGGGGTACGTCCCCGTCGTCAACCGTGGCCAGCGCGACATCGATAACAAGAAGGCCATccaggccgccctcgacgccgagaagAGCTTCTTCGACAACCACAAGGCCTACCGGAACAAGAGCTCCTACTGCGGAACCCCGTACCTCGCGCGGAAGCTCAACCTCATCCTCATGATGCACATCAAGCAGACGCTCCCGGACATCAAGGCCCGCATCTCGAGCTCGCTGCAGAAGTACACCACGGAGCTCGAAAGCCTCGGCCCGTCGATGCTGGGCAACAGCGCGAACATTGTGCTGAACATCATCACCGAGTTCACCAACGAGTGGCGCAccgtgctcgacggcaacaACACGGAGCTCTCCAGCACGGAGCTTTCCGGCGGTGCCCGCATCAGCTTCGTCTTCCACGAGCTGTATTCCAAcggcgtcaaggccatcgatCCCTTCGACGTCGTCAAGGATGTCGACATCCGCACCATCCTCTACAACTCGTCGGGCTCCTCGCCTGCGCTGTTTGTCGGCACCACGGCCTTTGAGCTGATCGTCAAGCAGCAGATCAAGCGCCTCGAGGACCCGAGCTTGAAGTGCGTCTCGCTCGTCTACGACGAGCTGGTGCGGATACTGTCCCAGCTTCTCGGCAAGCAGCTCTATCGTCGGTACCCTTCGCTGAAGGAGAAGATgcacggcgtcgtcatcgccttcTTCAAGAAGGCCATGGAGCCCACGAACAAGCTCGTCAGGGATCTCGTCTCCATGGAGGCTTGCTACGTCAACACGGGCCACCCCGACTTCCTGAACGGACACCGG gccatggccattGTCAACGAGCGTCACAACCCGTCGAAGCCGGTGCAGGTCGATCCGAAGACGGGCAAACCCCTTCCGCACGCGGCCGCCCCGCCAGCCAGGACCACGAGCCCCTCGGTTCCCGAGATAGACAGCATCGGAAACGGGGGCTTCTTCGGCAGCTTCTTCGCGGCCAAGaacaagaagaaggcggccgccatggaagctccgccgccgaccctcAAGGCTTCCGGCAACCTCTCCGAGCGTGAGAACATCGAGGTGGAAGTCATCA AGCTGCTCATCTCCTCCTACTACAACATTGTCCGACGCACCATGATCGACATGGTTCCCAAGGCCATCATGCTTACCCTTGTCCA GTTCACCAAGGATGAAATGCAACGCGAGTTGCTCGAGAACATGTACCGAACGGACACGCTTGACGATTTGCTGAAGGAGAGTGATTTCACCATCCGCAGGCGGAAGGAGTGCCAGCAGATGGTCGAGTCGCTCGGCAAGGCCAGTGAGATTGTCAGCCAAGTCCAGTAA